The genomic window TCAATGTGATTGTCTTTGTAAGTAGCATCTCTTTTCCTTTGGTTCTGATCTCTTCTGTCCTATCTCTTACACATGCCACTATAAGTAGACAAAGTATAAGaattataacaatttaaataattgatgaattagAGAACTAATTAGTAACGTcctaacaaaaattaacaacaatttaaataattgatgaattaaattttttttttatggtggatCCCCTCTACTCCTTTGATAGTTTTTTGGTAAGCATATACTCCTTCAATAGATAATCATGGTTGGAGTGCTGGGATTGAGGCGTGGAATATTTAAAATAAGGGTGTACGTTgttagttttatgtaaaataatttgtcttgagaaatatatatttcatttaaaaaacactctattttttttattgattgattatgtaaataaaaaaataattgaatttttttttagtgtttgcctGTTTGGTATGTATGGAAAATAtgtattgaaaagaaaacagcatgaattaattaataatagagatcataatttaatattgaagctAATCTCGTAAAATGTTCTTTTATCTCTTATAACGGTGAGTTGTTaattctctattattttaaggttatcttttctttaattataaagtatttaacattaattatttattttaaaaacaaatcaaacataaaaaataaaaaaatattttacagaaacatatttatttttaaaaaataataatatatgacgATGTTGATTGGATTCACTCAATAATTAAAAGTGCTTTTAAACATATTTATCAAACATGACTTAACTTGATGTGTCAACTTAGAATCCAATTAACTTGGTTTGTAGTTCAagctgatttttaaaataaaatgaactttgaGTTGATCATGTTTAACTTGGTTGATCATactaattaatttgatcaaaatttaatttgatttttttaatatttttttaaaataatattgttttgattgattttatttaattcactCAACCCGTGACTTGGAGTTTAAATCAGGTATAATATCTTTGCTTTTAAGTAatgttcaaaaacaaaaattaattataatatttatcttagggcttgggttttttttccaaatcatAGTAAAGCAATTAATAAGAGataatatacaaaattaaatcacTAACATacttaatttttgttatgattttttcttataggAAATGTTTACGGCAGGGACTGATACAACAACAAGCACTTTGGAATGGGCCATGGCTGAACTTCTACGTAATCCTAAAGTGCTGAAGATAGTCCAATCCGAGTTGAGAAGCACCATTGGCCCCAACAAGAAGCTCGAAGATAAAGACATTGAGAATCTGCCATATCTAAAGGCAGTCATCAGGGAAACACTGAGACTTCACCCTCCTCTACCTTTTTTAGTCCCGCACATGGCCATGAACCCTTGCAAGATGCTAGGCTATTACATCCCTAAAGAGACAACAATTCTAGTTAATGTGTGGGCTATTGGAAGGGATTCAAAGACTTGGGATGACCCTTTGGTTTTTAAGCCAGAAAGGTTCTTGGAATCAAACATGGTGGATTACAAAGGTCGTCATTTTGAGTTCATACCATTTGGTTCTGGCCGTAGAATGTGCCCTGCCATGCCTCTTGCTTCTCGTGTACTTCCCTTGGCTCTTGGATCGCTCTTGCTTTCATTTGATTGGATTTTGCCAGAAGGTCTCAAGCCAGAGGACATGGACATGACTGAAAAAATGGGGATAACACTTAGAAAAAGTGTTCCCTTAAAGGTCATACCAACACCTTACAAAAGGTCATCAGATCATTATGGGTTCTGAGTGGACATGGGATATTCTAAAATTTCTACTAGCAtaacaaaacataattataaaatggGTACAACAAATCAATCTTAGTATCTCATTGATTTGAAACTTGATATCCAAGTAATATTGCATtttgaattggatttttttaccaaaactatatcatcttattaaataaataaataaaacattgttttggtaaaaaaagaagaagaagatagactCGCAACCTAAATTTTAGGCCGAGTCAGACTCAGGTTGGGTCTTATATCTAAGTTATAAAATGTTGTATTAgtattgtatttatattttattcttaatttggTAGGTGCATGTATATTAATGTTTGTCTATATATAATCTAGTTGTggagaagtttttttaattaagaacgTGTTTAATAATGTGgtttaacatgtttttcaaactaattttaatttaaaaaggtattaaattaatgctttttaggtgttttttgatagttttgatgtattgatgttaaaaataaaataaaatctaaaaataatatcatttagatgcattttcaattcaaaatactttttaaaaatactttttaccgTATTAACAAACACAcactaaaaagattaattaaaaaggtaaGATGTTGAATAATTAAGCAATCTTGGCTTTAATGATTAATTTATCATTAGATTGGTGCTCGCACTATGTTGCGGGTACATACTATTTTTCTAGTAATATTTTTAGACGTcgtaaacatgtttttttttttaaaagaaatccaATTACTTGGGTTATAGTCTTAACCAACTAAATAAGTTGGCTTTATTTAACTCATATGGATACAAAGAGAGGCAATGATAGCGCgcgcacacacatatataagcCATCACGATAACATGAGAAAAAAACTTTATCCAAGaataaaatgatgatattgtttattttttagccaATTAAATATGGATGGAcgaaacaagataaaaaaaaaggataaaaaattggtGTGAGCTATTTCGAGCCAGCACGGTAGACATGTAATCTGGACATTAAGGGGCAAGATAGTTTGTATTAACTTAGAAAATCTGCTTCCTAGgtcataagactgagataattcagtaaaaaaagaaattgaagataaccTCAAAgccatttttattataaaaaaaaaacatcgaacAACAATACCGTAAAGGAAAATAGGAAATCAAAGATGTCATCTcctattaacttttcaaactcatgaacCAGGTTATCATATCAAAAGcattatacatgaaaaaatcatgaagcccaaTCCTTaggaaataaaatgttgaaggatgacttgaaaaaaaattagacaaaaaaaaaaaattaaaataattagggttaaaaccataagaaaaaataaatcaaatggcaacaacaaattttcaatttcggagttaaattgaaaagaataaaaaattaacaaaaataaaaaataaaaagaatgaggggaAAAAATACACAATCAACTTagattgaaaggtgaaattaaaaacaaaaattttttataaaagattcaataaaaaaaattaaaagaataaggatcaaattaaaaacactaatacatgaaaaaaaactgaacatgTAGAATTcttcaaagcatttttttacataaaaaatcttaaatgtaaataaaaaaacttatgaatGCATCTAATTACATAAATCACAaactattttgtaaataaattaaaaaaagtcatcaacaataaataaaaatataattggaaaAATTGAGCAAAAAATGTAGATTATGATATTTAATATCACAATACGGGTCATTTACCGGATTATGTTTAATGAAtacatttataaaaatcaatttgtaacaGAAATTGATACACACGcaaacttattaaataaaataaaaggaaaaaatttttATACAGGGttgtacatattaaaaatattgtaaaataaaaaaaaatttttgtctttaaaaataagtttataaaacataaaaatatttatagatgaaTCACACCAACctcataaaatttttaaacacactcaatataattaaaaaataattgctatgTCAGAAAGGCTACATAAGCCAAAACAATAATAGGGAATGATtattaatcaaaacataaatgcaagaattatttttataaatacatataaaaaattagtaattaaaaaaaacagaatataaaaaagaaaaaaaaatgaggccaCGTGTTGTGGGCCTGGTAAGCCAGGCCTAACGCCTGACTCACAAAGAAAGGGCCCGCGggtgatcttcttcttcttcttcttcttcttcttttcctaaAGTTAATAGGGCGGATGACGTGTTGTCGGCCCCATTCTTggccaaaacaaataaatgactTGTCGACTGTTTTGGCACATAATGCGTCGACTGTAATTGCTCAGAATCCAGTTACTGTGGTGACTAGAAAAATGAGGCTCTTAgtttttcaacccaaaaacttatttttgacccaaaacatctaaaaaacacCCTTGGAACCTTGTTTAACCAATCCATgacctaaaaaaacacaataaaccACCCCTAAACGCATAATTAACCCGAAACCAAAAATCTTCTTGAGCTcgtatctgttttttttttttagatgttttcaaggtaaaaaaacacataatcttAACTCCCCTCATTTTatgaaaccatttgacaaaaaaatcgaTCGTTTTAGTGGTTGGAATCGTCACAAACGACAACCTTTTCTCTCTAAGTAATTAAAATCTGGCGACTCCCCTCTCTCCTCCACTGAAAAAGGactaaaaagaaaggaaaatgagtTATGGTACCAAAATATAATGTTTAACAATTATAGGGACCGGCtacctaatagcttaaaaaGTCGGggaactaaaatgaacttttgaaataaattacagATTTGCTACCTATGTTACCCGTGTTTTTCACTTAAgccatttctttcaatttaaccctcacTCCCAAAAACACATGTAATTGGGCTCCAATTTCGATTTAAAAAGGCTcaattgtgcaaaaaaaaagtttaaagatcaaataaatttatatgtatatattatatagaaTCTGATCTTTATGTTTATCTCAGCAAGGATTTGATTTGGAATAAAATCTCCTAAAATACATCattgaataattaaaagagTTGATAAGTCATGCATTTGATgtgtaaaaattaattagaacaCTCTCTTTGCACAATCGAAATTAGTTATGCATATTAATATTTCTACTAGCTTATGATTAGAGAGATCACGCTAGTCCTACAGTAAACATTGTTGAGTTAACAAAGTTTTTATGGGAtatgttttgataatttcttgagaagagagaaagcttTTATGAGGTCAAATTATATCACTAATAACTtggattttaatgtttataaattgaactttaaaaggaaaactcaatGAAAGTAGTTTCTACTTTAAATAatataggaaaaaataaatcaaatcttaattcattttaaatttgattccacttgatattttagattgattaaaatatgttttattgctATAAATGAGTTTCTAGAGGTccatagtatttgttttttatattcttagatgaaaaatggttaaaatatttattttaattgcctttAGTTTTTATGAAACAAACCAAACCACAtagctaaaatatatatatatatttgtttgtttttaaaaaatacatgaataagaaaaataatttagagtaaaaaattatatttttactataatatttaattcattacttttttttaataaaaatccatttaatttttatataattaaataaaaaaattcaacaaatgcCTTTCTAATTTaccaaaaaagataaatttaccaaaaaaattcaagaagagagaaagttttCACTAATAActtgaattttgatatttataaatttaatttaagagaaaaattcaataaagatgatttttactttcaataatataggaaaaaacaaatcaaaccttaattcattttaaatttgattcgaattaatattttaaactgattaaaatatattttgttattataaataagtttttagaggttcataatatttgttttttatattcttagaTGAAAAATGgttaaactatttattttaattgcctttAGTTTTTATGCAACAAACCacatagctaaaaaaaatatttgttttgtttttaaaaaattcattaataaaaaaaataatttagagtaaaaaattatatttttactacaatatttaattcattacttttaaaaaaatcaattttatttttatataattaaataaaaacattcaaaaagtGCCTCGCAAcacaagataaaatatttatggtaTGTCTATATTTTACTCCttaaaatgaaagtaaaaatttattaatttatatatttttaatttttaattttttttattaaacacaaaatcaacTTTTCAGTTCTCAATTAAAGTTtcttataataacaaaaaaaaaacacatttataacatctaaatatatttttttattaaaaattaacttgaaataatCGTGTGATACGATTACATACACAACATATCACGATTACCTAACTACTAGATTACTAAGCCCATGATTAAGTTACAATCGCTAAAAAACCCAAGAACAGGGACCTAAATTTTCAGGCCTATATAGCCACGAATCAAACATGTTAATACCAAAATCATCGAAAAGGAAGTCCTTTGCTTTTGAAACGTAAACATgttaataccaaaaaaaaaaaaagtaaaaaaactccatatcatttattaagaaaattattctCAATACAGTAAgtatttaactatttatttagTCTCTTATCGCTTTTCTACTCAACCATCAGCAACATTCctttatttatcataaattattatttaatacaaGTGAAAACTCTTTGGATTTGAGTTTTACACAGTCccatattattttatacttaatttttattaattagaatgaaagCGATGATATTTGAACTCATGATCGCTTGGTTAATATagttctgataccatatcaaaaaaccaattcagtccaataatttaaactgttaggtaagattccaaaaatagttttatattactctctaacaAATTAAACCcacacaaagatttttttttgttaatcttttCCTAAACAAACGGTGCAATTCACCATATTCTTTTGGATAGTTCTCAATGAGGTTAGGTTTGGGTTCCACCACCTTGCTTGATTCCTAGCTAGCTTTTTGCAGGGTAGGTTTGTGTTCATATTTTTAGACgagcacaataaaaaaatcatgaagcacaAACTTACTCATGCAGAAGATATATGGAAGAACATTTTTGTTGCTTCATGCAATTCAAATGGCCGTATGAGCATGCAATCCATAGAAAGTACATTGGAGTTCTATAAATTCTTATTCatatattatgataattttgttttattataatgttgAATTAACAACTTATTATAAGAATAGAGCTTTTGCGTTCCTACTTCTTTAACCATCAGCAGAAGTTCTATTGCCATAAGTTTGGTactatttttcattgttttgaaacccgacccaaCCCGGCTCagtgggttgacccgggacccgggttgaataaaaaataggggaagaaaaaacccggttgacccggttgcaacccgttgactttttttttcccactaaaacgacgtcgttttgatttaaaaaaaaattgacccgggcgacccggtcaaaacccggtgacccggtcaaaacctggaACCCAGGCCTTAGATCGGgccgggtctgaaaactatgctATTTTTCCAACTAATGTTACTTAGCTACAAATTTACTTTATGATGATCTTGAAAACTCACGAAATTGGTTGAAGCATTAGGTTATGTTTGTTTCCCGAAAAGTGGtttctaaaatatgatttatattattttctaacataaccccttaagtgaaagccctttgggtttgaaatttgcacagatccacactaccttgtgcttaatttttatcaaataaatagaaatggtgagatttgaactcgtgaccgtttggttatcaaagctctgataccatgtcaaataatcatctcaactcaatagcttaagctttttgATAAGATtccagaatatgatttatattattctctaatacaatCCAAATAACCATGAAGTACAAACTCGGTAGAAAAAAGATTTCATAGGTCACACGGATGTGTAATAATTAGAACACTTTCTCTGCTTAACCAAAAATTGTCatgcaaattaataattttatgaaaatcatCACTCCaaggttgaataaaaaagatttcataCAATTTATACAGGGGGATTAGGAcaataaaaattgttgttttatatacataaaataaaataaaatttcaaggttTGGGCAAGCCAATCCTGTTGTGGATTGATACTAGGGTTCGACTATGTCAACATTtaaatagatttgaaaagaacTTAATTCTGATTAGATTTCAAATTGACAGGTCATTGAATTAACCTCTTAAGCAAATTGTATCcttctttttaaaatgaaaacatagaaatacaaaaaaaagtcTCTAATTTATTACTGCCATATCCATTACTAAGAAAACTATGATGATGACAATAAATCTATGCATCTCTGAATACAGTGAGTAGTACTGACGCTCCCTGCTTTCCTACACAACCATAAGCAACCTTCCTTTATCTATCAGAAACCATATTTTGATCCTCCTAaccaaaaaaacacatcaatttaGGGCAATAAAGTGATCGTGAgtgaattcaaatataaaataatcctTACAATTTGAACTATAATTAAGCTTAATGTTAGCATAGATCAAGCATGTGATTTAATTTTACTAATTGCTAATCTTTTGAACGAGCAAACTTGTTCTTCTTTGTCCATCTTCATCATGATAAACACACCAGCagtcaatttcatcatcctcaACAAAGCCATTACTGGTGGCAATCTCTGTCCATCCAACCTTACTTAGCTGCACAGTCGATTGGCGACCATGACGCTGAAAACTCACAGAAGTATTGGCTGAAGCAGGTGTATAAAGCTTAACACTAGCCGATGAATTTTTAAGCTCTAGAAGGTGCTCCTTCGACCTTTTCCCCACCAAAATCAAGCCCAGCCAAAGATCACTATGAGTTAATTTCTTCCTAAATAGATAGTGAAATTCACCATCTTTTGGATGATTCTCGAAGAGGTTAAGCTGGGGTTCCGGATCTGCCATCTTTTCTGATTCCTAGCAAGCTTTTTGCAGGGTGGTAGGTGTGTGTGCTCATCATACATGTCTTGTCTGAGTACATTGAGAAAATCATGAAGGACATACTTACACATGCAAGTAATATGTAAAAACAGTTTTTGTTGCTTCACTCAAGAGCACTGGTcatgaaaattcaaattatatttgtttttacttgaCTTGGGCGGgattttacccttaaaaaaaaaaaaaaaaaacaaggcttGGATCACTGGGTGGCTTGGACCAACCATttgttaataaaatgatattattttatttttttaatttttaatttttttatactgatACTATCagatttaattagattaatcaTAAGTAAATCAAGATTGACGAGAtgtataatttttagaattaaattgaatttaattcagATTAGgctatgaattataattttacctattgttttttattttaaaaattattttgaggttATGCTGTTGTGCGTAacctcaaatatttaaaaattttaaagttaagcTATTCTATTTCTCAACACAACCTTCGTAATTTTAAGGTTGAACagtgcaacttttttttttaatatatatatatatatatatatatataattttttttttaaaaaaaaaaacagcgtTAACCCAATAGCCACAccaaattatttcttttggggAAGTATTTATTCTCCATGCCCTTATCTCATGAAACACATACATTGAAAATATTACTTGACTGTAAAGAGCATTTAATAGAAAAACTCAGTAATCAAATTCTCTGGTCCAGCTTCGCTCTCTCTGTCACAAATCCACTTTTAAATAAGATCTCTTCATCAAAAAAGCAAAACCTCACAGAGGGATAGAAAAACTCCTATGTGTGTTTTTTATCTGTGTTTCTCACTGTTGTTGACTCATGTAGGAAAGCAAATAACATCCAACCGCGAATGAGTCTGAATCTTTGATGTAGAACAATGTCACTGAACATTGAATTTTAGTAGGCAAGTAGCATACAATTGCGATTAATATCCATGTAAGAAAAATGGGAAGATgggaatcaagaaaaaaaggtatataCTCCTACTATTTATCATGAAAATGAAGACTAAAGTTTTATTGCACCTCATTAGTTGATGATGGTCGATAGGGCAACAAAGATGGTCTCCTGTTTTGAAAGCTCCTTAGCTTTAGCGGGCTCCACACCAGAGATTTTCGTTGCAGTGCAACAGCTGTTGGGTGCTTTGGCTTCCAAGAACCTGCTTGTGCTGGAGGACTCCCCATGAATTTACTACTGGTTCTCATAACAGTAGGTGTAGTCTCTGATGCAGTCCTGAACTCTGGCAATGGAGAGAACAGCTTTGAATTCCTTGGCTTTCTTGGGTCCCTGACAAATGTCTGCCTGCCAACTACATTCCCATTTTTATATTGCGAGGTTTGAAGTGGTGTAGTCATGTTTGAGGTTGGCTCTGAACGATGGGTAGCAATGGATACCCGTCTCTTAGGCCGAAAAACCTGTGCTGACATTGGAGGAGGAGGTCTGACTGCAACAGACATACGTCTGGGTTTCACAAGGCTTTTTGTATTTGCTCCTGCAGTTGTGGTTCTTGGATTGTTTTCTTTGTCATGCATTGAAGATAAAACAGAACcagttttctgtttttgtagAGGAGATGGTGGAGGCATGAAATTGGTGATTTTTCGCAACGGCATCCTCAACTTTGAAGGACACAGAGGTGGCTTCTTATCTACTTTTCTCTTCTCTACTACTTGTTTCGTAGACTGAGAAGCAGCAGCGGCAAAGGCTCGTGTTTCCTGCTTTAGTCTAGTTTTTCTTTCCTCACCTAACTGATTCTCAAGCTCTCGAACCTATTGTAAGAAGAGTTATTTGTTAGTCTACAAAATGACTTAAAAATGCCATTTAAGGGAcaataaaagcaaaagaaaaacgaaaaaacaGCTCCAATAAATTTTCCACATGTTTcatagtaataataaataaataaaaaacattaaatggaGCTCAAGCCATCATAATTACCTTTTCTTGGAGAGTTCTGCAGATATGTTCTCTAGCAGCAAGCCTCAACTGCAATGATTGCAAGCTATCCTGCAACTTCTTTGTTTCCTTCTCATCATGCTTTAACTTTTCTACCTGattatttgtaattaaaaaaggaaagaaagaaggaaagaaaatgtgaATATATACCATTTTTTGTAAAAGAAACTGagacaaaagaaatttcatcaAATAGAGCAGTATATATATACCATTTGCTTGTATTTGAGAAGTTCAGTGAGATCAGCCTGTTTGCGGGCAGGACCACTTTCAATTCCTCGCACTCGACTCGCAAAATTTAGTGAACAAAGCGTCTCTCCAAGGTCAGTAGCACTTGGACTTATTTGGACAAACATCAAGGTCTTACAATCTCCTCCTCCTGCATTCATGTTTCACTTAGCATCATTTACTGACAAACAAGACAATAAGAATGACTGGTaaccataaaaaatagtaaacttAATACTCACCGAGAGAGCTCTGTAGCATATGGGTTAGCTTTGAGTTCCTGatcggaagaaaaaaaatatcttcattaaTAAGGTAATTGGATAGCATTTTACAAGAGTGACTGTGTGAGAGAAAGACCTGTAAGGAATGTGGCCAGTTTTAGATGCGAGGGCAGATATAACATCACCAAGTGCTGAAAGagatttattaatgaattgcGATTCCTTCAATCTTTCACCTTCAACATCAATCTTTCCCACACGTTCACTACCAGCCAAATCCACCATCCATAGGTGACTTCTTGTCTTTTGTCCATCTATTAAATTCTCTCCTTTCACTGTTACTCGCAACAAACTACGGACCAACAATGTTGTGGTCATTAGTACTACCACTTCAATTAATCAGTATATTTCTTGAATAGTTAATTCACAGATCCAAAAAACTAGTTAGTTGCTATTATATGTGATCCATAAAGTATATTCTTAGAAAGaataaaccaagaaaagaaagcagAGTTCATTTTTACCAATGAGAACGGCTGCTAAGCTCATTAGCGCTGGTTGATCCAACAGACCTGGCCCGACTTCCAGACTTGAGTAAATCCCACACATCCTCTGTGCCAGTCACCCGAGTTTCAACAAGTCCTGGGACTTCTTGTGTTCCTTCAGCTGTTTGTTTTATCTCCAACCTTTATGCAtgtaagaaaaactaaaatttcatcAAACTTCATTCATGTAACTCAATTTCTTATCGTTAGACTTTAAATCTTTCATACCAATGGGCTTCCAAATAGGAGTCTTGTacataatcttttaaaccctaaacccaattAGATGTCATGCTTATCTACACTAGAGAGGAGCAAGGTATTATTATCATTTGCAGATAGAGTGCTCAAATGAAAATTGGGCTAATACAGAACTTCCATGTTCCACTTTTCTTGTCAAATAGCCACACGCATGATGTTTGTACTAACCAATAGTTAATTATCATCAAGTAGCAAAATGATATAAATCAGAGCTAcagaaaattattaatataaaatttttgcAACCAAAAAATTCGACACAAATGACTATATTTTGATTATCAGATCAATACAGTAGCAATAAAAGAGGAAACTAACTTTTTAGGCGGTTGGTTGGAACTATCAATCAAGAGGTCCCTTATCTTCTCATTGTAAACCTCCATCATACTAACAAAAAGACCATATCTCATAATGCCACTTCTCTCTTGAGAAACTCGGAACAACTCATCTAATGTTCTGTAGTTCACTCCCCTATTTTCTGGGCTGCCCTCCATAGTAAACGTCTTTCCAGTTCCAGTTTGTCCATAGGCGAATATGCAGACATTGTAGCCATCCAAAACTGAAGCGACTATTGGTTTAGTTTGTGCAAAAACAGCCTCTGCATATCATAGAGACAAAGGATTAGATGCTTCAATTGCACAAATAATCTTTAACAGGATGTCTGCAGTAgcaatacataaaataaaacatcagaTCACCTTGATTATCCTCAGGCCCAAAAACATGGTCGAACTTAAATTGCTTTTTGGAAGAATCAGAGGAAATGATCTGCAACTCATTATCTTGGGAAGAGTCAAATTCAACTACATAGTTCGAACCATTTGTTATTTCGACTTGATTTAGTGGTCTGCATCTACAGAAGACCCTAATATTCCCTTTAAGCTCAATCACCTCATTGTAAAGCCTCTTCCTCTCAGACAACTCTTGTAGATACTTCTTTTTAAGAAGTTCATATTCATTACCTGACCAATATTTCAACTAGTAAACTATCAAAACCAAacccctcaaaaaaaaaaaaatgaaaagaagaaataaattagtttCACTATTGGATACTCACCGAGTTTTTGAAGGGTGTCTAAAATATTGGGGCCAAGAAAGGAATCCTTGGCAGTCTTTACTTGATTAGAGAGATTTGAGTGTTCTTTCTTCAAATTCTGaaacaacaacaattaaattcaaagaaagaaaacaaatcaataccCCCATCAACATAATAATGCAAAATCCTAATTTACTAGCTAAAACAACGAAATTTAAAATTGCCTGAATTCTACAACTAAAACCAAGTCTTTTCAAG from Populus trichocarpa isolate Nisqually-1 chromosome 5, P.trichocarpa_v4.1, whole genome shotgun sequence includes these protein-coding regions:
- the LOC18098713 gene encoding kinesin-like protein KIN-14S isoform X3 produces the protein MVSLVDTDLTVQMIEEICDRIKTVQISDSSPFLSSTTVESVEDTKFDTGETINSEEESVSNRIRQVSPSQGPTPPILQKIINLSDKIQNLKKEHSNLSNQVKTAKDSFLGPNILDTLQKLGNEYELLKKKYLQELSERKRLYNEVIELKGNIRVFCRCRPLNQVEITNGSNYVVEFDSSQDNELQIISSDSSKKQFKFDHVFGPEDNQEAVFAQTKPIVASVLDGYNVCIFAYGQTGTGKTFTMEGSPENRGVNYRTLDELFRVSQERSGIMRYGLFVSMMEVYNEKIRDLLIDSSNQPPKKLEIKQTAEGTQEVPGLVETRVTGTEDVWDLLKSGSRARSVGSTSANELSSRSHCLLRVTVKGENLIDGQKTRSHLWMVDLAGSERVGKIDVEGERLKESQFINKSLSALGDVISALASKTGHIPYRNSKLTHMLQSSLGGGDCKTLMFVQISPSATDLGETLCSLNFASRVRGIESGPARKQADLTELLKYKQMVEKLKHDEKETKKLQDSLQSLQLRLAAREHICRTLQEKVRELENQLGEERKTRLKQETRAFAAAASQSTKQVVEKRKVDKKPPLCPSKLRMPLRKITNFMPPPSPLQKQKTGSVLSSMHDKENNPRTTTAGANTKSLVKPRRMSVAVRPPPPMSAQVFRPKRRVSIATHRSEPTSNMTTPLQTSQYKNGNVVGRQTFVRDPRKPRNSKLFSPLPEFRTASETTPTVMRTSSKFMGSPPAQAGSWKPKHPTAVALQRKSLVWSPLKLRSFQNRRPSLLPYRPSSTNEVQ
- the LOC18098713 gene encoding kinesin-like protein KIN-14S isoform X2, whose translation is MMGSIWNSQFKALILEFVGNGNFEQHLYPESEGGNCRLTLSERLGIAIDIANALEYLQLDCSTQVVHCDLKPQNVLLDDDMVARVADFGIGKVFFADKPTEYSSTASGLRGSVGYIPPEYGQSNEVSVRGDVYSFGIMLLELITRQRPTGEMFTDGLDLRKWVDLTVQMIEEICDRIKTVQISDSSPFLSSTTVESVEDTKFDTGETINSEEESVSNRIRQVSPSQGPTPPILQKIINLSDKIQNLKKEHSNLSNQVKTAKDSFLGPNILDTLQKLGNEYELLKKKYLQELSERKRLYNEVIELKGNIRVFCRCRPLNQVEITNGSNYVVEFDSSQDNELQIISSDSSKKQFKFDHVFGPEDNQEAVFAQTKPIVASVLDGYNVCIFAYGQTGTGKTFTMEGSPENRGVNYRTLDELFRVSQERSGIMRYGLFVSMMEVYNEKIRDLLIDSSNQPPKKLEIKQTAEGTQEVPGLVETRVTGTEDVWDLLKSGSRARSVGSTSANELSSRSHCLLRVTVKGENLIDGQKTRSHLWMVDLAGSERVGKIDVEGERLKESQFINKSLSALGDVISALASKTGHIPYRNSKLTHMLQSSLGGDCKTLMFVQISPSATDLGETLCSLNFASRVRGIESGPARKQADLTELLKYKQMVEKLKHDEKETKKLQDSLQSLQLRLAAREHICRTLQEKVRELENQLGEERKTRLKQETRAFAAAASQSTKQVVEKRKVDKKPPLCPSKLRMPLRKITNFMPPPSPLQKQKTGSVLSSMHDKENNPRTTTAGANTKSLVKPRRMSVAVRPPPPMSAQVFRPKRRVSIATHRSEPTSNMTTPLQTSQYKNGNVVGRQTFVRDPRKPRNSKLFSPLPEFRTASETTPTVMRTSSKFMGSPPAQAGSWKPKHPTAVALQRKSLVWSPLKLRSFQNRRPSLLPYRPSSTNEVQ